In Halobacillus amylolyticus, the following proteins share a genomic window:
- the speE gene encoding polyamine aminopropyltransferase — MATWFTEKQTENFGITAKVNRSLHKEQTDFQELEMLETEEWGRMLLLDDMVMTTEKDEFVYHEMMAHVPLFTHPSPKKVLVVGGGDGGVIREVLKHESVEQATLAEIDGKVIEYSKKYLPSIAGALEDKRVDVQVSDGFMHIAKSEREYDVIMVDSTEPVGPAVTLFTKGFYEGIANALKEDGILVAQTDNPWFKADLIRQVYGDVKETFPITRVYTANIPTYPSGLWTFTMGSKIYDPLQVPDERFQEIDTKYYTKELHNACFALPKFVKDVTEGD; from the coding sequence ATGGCTACATGGTTTACCGAAAAACAAACGGAGAACTTTGGCATTACCGCAAAAGTGAACCGTTCATTGCATAAAGAGCAAACGGATTTTCAAGAATTAGAGATGCTCGAGACCGAAGAGTGGGGGCGGATGCTGCTGCTTGACGATATGGTGATGACGACAGAGAAGGATGAATTCGTTTACCACGAAATGATGGCACACGTACCGTTGTTCACACACCCGAGTCCAAAGAAAGTACTCGTCGTTGGCGGTGGTGACGGCGGCGTGATTCGTGAAGTCTTGAAGCATGAAAGTGTCGAGCAGGCCACCCTGGCTGAAATCGATGGCAAGGTCATCGAGTATTCGAAAAAATACTTACCGAGTATTGCAGGTGCCTTAGAGGATAAGCGTGTCGACGTGCAAGTTAGCGACGGCTTCATGCATATCGCGAAAAGCGAGCGGGAGTATGATGTGATTATGGTCGATTCGACTGAGCCTGTAGGTCCAGCTGTTACCCTTTTCACAAAAGGATTTTACGAAGGAATTGCGAACGCCTTGAAAGAGGATGGCATTCTGGTCGCTCAAACAGACAATCCGTGGTTTAAAGCGGATCTGATTCGCCAAGTGTACGGTGATGTAAAAGAGACCTTCCCAATTACCCGCGTCTACACGGCGAATATCCCGACATATCCGAGCGGGCTGTGGACGTTTACAATGGGGAGCAAGATTTACGATCCGCTCCAAGTGCCAGACGAGCGTTTTCAGGAAATCGACACGAAATACTACACGAAAGAGCTTCACAATGCCTGCTTCGCCCTGCCCAAATTCGTCAAAGATGTAACCGAGGGGGATTAA
- the speB gene encoding agmatinase, whose translation MRFDPAYSGKVFIMSRPNEEEAEAVIYGMPMDWTASFRPGSRFGPNRIREASIGLEEYSPYLNRHLEEVNYYDAGDMLLPFGNAERSLEIIEGYIDGLLEKGKFPLGLGGEHLVSWPVFKAFHKTQPNLAIIHIDAHADLREEYEGEILSHSTPVRKACELIGPENVYSFGIRSGMREEFQYAEESGMHMSKFDVLEPLKQILPELAGRPVYVTIDIDVLDPAYAPGTGTAEAGGISSKELLAAIHKIAASDVKVVGADLVEVAPAYDQTEQTAIAASKFVREMLLGFVK comes from the coding sequence ATGCGATTTGACCCGGCCTATTCAGGAAAAGTATTTATCATGAGCCGCCCGAATGAAGAGGAAGCGGAGGCTGTGATCTATGGCATGCCGATGGACTGGACGGCAAGCTTCCGCCCAGGTTCCCGTTTCGGTCCAAACCGGATTCGTGAAGCTTCAATCGGACTTGAAGAGTATAGCCCTTACCTGAATCGTCATTTAGAAGAAGTCAATTATTACGACGCCGGCGACATGCTGCTTCCGTTTGGCAATGCCGAGCGCAGTCTTGAGATTATTGAGGGCTATATCGACGGGCTTTTGGAAAAAGGGAAGTTTCCGCTCGGACTCGGTGGAGAGCATCTCGTCAGCTGGCCGGTCTTTAAAGCGTTTCATAAAACGCAGCCGAACCTGGCTATTATCCATATCGATGCCCATGCCGACCTTAGGGAGGAGTACGAGGGAGAAATTCTCTCCCATTCCACTCCGGTCCGAAAAGCATGTGAGCTGATCGGGCCTGAGAACGTCTACTCCTTTGGGATCCGCTCCGGCATGCGTGAGGAATTCCAGTACGCTGAGGAGAGCGGCATGCACATGTCGAAGTTTGACGTCCTCGAACCATTGAAACAGATTTTGCCTGAATTGGCCGGCCGCCCCGTCTATGTCACGATCGACATCGATGTTCTCGATCCAGCCTACGCCCCAGGCACAGGCACAGCAGAAGCAGGCGGCATTTCGTCAAAAGAATTGCTCGCCGCCATCCATAAGATTGCTGCTTCTGATGTAAAAGTAGTGGGTGCCGATTTAGTTGAGGTTGCTCCAGCTTACGACCAAACAGAGCAAACGGCGATCGCAGCCAGTAAATTTGTGCGCGAAATGCTTTTAGGGTTTGTTAAATAA
- a CDS encoding DUF1934 domain-containing protein: MTDVKLKLITEIRDADRKEEMTLSEPGKFYTRDETEVLTFTEHPEEGESVKTMVTIKPDHISIKRTGAVEMRQVFQRKKETENIYRHTYGDFHMRTWTDQIEYRSLTEASQGRLFISYQMTVNDDVTQRHRLTLIFEEERES; the protein is encoded by the coding sequence ATGACAGACGTGAAGCTTAAGCTCATAACGGAAATCAGAGATGCGGATCGTAAAGAAGAGATGACGCTGTCTGAGCCTGGGAAATTTTATACGCGTGATGAAACGGAGGTCCTCACGTTTACAGAGCATCCTGAAGAAGGGGAGTCTGTAAAAACGATGGTGACAATTAAGCCGGATCATATTAGTATTAAACGAACAGGTGCGGTAGAGATGCGGCAAGTTTTTCAAAGGAAAAAAGAGACGGAAAATATTTATCGCCATACCTATGGTGATTTTCATATGAGGACATGGACAGACCAAATTGAGTATCGTTCGCTGACAGAAGCTTCTCAAGGTCGTCTGTTTATTAGTTATCAGATGACAGTAAACGATGATGTCACACAACGTCATCGATTGACGCTTATTTTTGAGGAGGAAAGGGAATCATGA
- the argS gene encoding arginine--tRNA ligase has translation MNIVEQTEQKLKDEIVQAVKQAGLATDEEMPIVVLEQPKDKSHGDYATNMAMQLARIAKKNPRQIATELVEQFDRSKASIEKIEIAGPGFINFYMDNQYLSDLVPSIIEAGENYGRTDSGQGHKIQVEFVSANPTGTLHLGHARGAAVGDSLSNVLDAAGYQVSREYYINDAGNQMANLALSVEARYMQALDKDWDMPEDGYHGKDIIELGKKLVEEDGTRWVDASEEERLAFFRKYGLTYELNKIRTDLEEFRVPFDEWFSETSLYEGDKIDNALNVLKEKNYVYEKDAATWFQTTAFDDDKDRVLIKNDGTYTYLTPDIAYHKNKLDRGFDTLINIWGADHHGYIPRMRAAIQALGYQKDTLEVEIIQMVNLFQDGEKVKMSKRTGKAVTLRELMEEVGIDAMRYFFSMRSSDSHLDFDMDLARSESNENPVYYVQYAHARICTMLRQAEGKGLAGGEFDGSFLTSEKEEDLLKRLGEFPQIVADAAEKRTPHRVTQYAFELASNLHSFYNAEKVLDEAHPQRTAARIALMKAVRTTLQNALRLIGVSAPEQM, from the coding sequence ATGAACATTGTCGAACAGACGGAACAGAAGTTGAAGGATGAAATTGTCCAAGCTGTGAAACAGGCAGGCCTGGCCACAGATGAGGAAATGCCGATCGTCGTTCTTGAACAGCCGAAGGATAAATCACACGGAGATTATGCCACGAATATGGCGATGCAATTAGCCCGGATTGCGAAAAAGAACCCGCGCCAAATTGCAACGGAGCTTGTCGAACAGTTTGATCGTTCCAAAGCTTCGATTGAAAAAATTGAAATCGCCGGACCAGGGTTTATTAATTTTTACATGGACAATCAATATCTCTCAGATCTTGTGCCGTCCATCATTGAGGCTGGCGAAAATTATGGACGAACGGATAGCGGACAAGGCCATAAAATCCAAGTTGAGTTCGTTTCAGCGAACCCAACTGGTACGTTGCATCTAGGCCATGCACGTGGAGCCGCTGTTGGTGATTCGTTGAGCAATGTCCTTGATGCAGCTGGTTATCAAGTATCGCGTGAATATTATATTAATGATGCCGGAAACCAAATGGCGAATCTGGCCTTGTCTGTCGAGGCACGCTACATGCAGGCACTCGACAAAGATTGGGACATGCCTGAAGATGGCTACCATGGTAAGGACATCATCGAGCTTGGCAAAAAGTTGGTCGAAGAAGACGGCACGAGATGGGTGGATGCCTCTGAAGAAGAGCGCCTGGCCTTTTTCCGTAAATATGGGCTGACTTACGAGTTGAACAAAATTAGGACAGACTTAGAAGAGTTTCGTGTTCCTTTTGACGAATGGTTCTCAGAGACGTCTCTTTATGAAGGCGACAAAATTGACAACGCGTTAAATGTGCTGAAAGAAAAGAATTATGTCTATGAAAAAGATGCTGCCACGTGGTTTCAGACGACAGCTTTCGATGATGATAAAGATCGAGTGCTCATTAAAAATGATGGCACATACACCTACTTAACCCCGGACATCGCTTACCACAAAAATAAGCTCGACCGCGGCTTCGATACACTGATTAACATTTGGGGAGCCGACCATCATGGCTACATTCCACGGATGAGAGCGGCGATTCAAGCCCTTGGCTATCAAAAAGATACGCTTGAAGTGGAAATCATTCAAATGGTCAACCTGTTCCAGGACGGGGAAAAAGTAAAGATGAGTAAGCGGACAGGCAAAGCCGTTACACTAAGAGAGCTGATGGAAGAGGTCGGAATCGACGCGATGCGCTATTTCTTCTCGATGCGCTCAAGTGATTCCCATCTTGATTTCGATATGGATCTCGCCCGTTCAGAATCCAATGAGAACCCGGTTTATTACGTTCAATATGCTCATGCGCGTATTTGCACGATGCTTCGCCAGGCTGAAGGAAAGGGACTTGCAGGTGGAGAATTCGATGGCAGCTTCTTAACATCGGAAAAAGAAGAAGATCTTCTGAAGCGCCTCGGTGAATTCCCGCAAATCGTTGCCGATGCCGCCGAAAAGCGCACACCGCACCGTGTGACACAGTATGCCTTTGAGTTAGCATCGAATCTGCATAGCTTCTACAATGCAGAAAAAGTGCTTGACGAAGCACATCCGCAACGTACGGCTGCAAGAATTGCGCTCATGAAGGCCGTCCGTACCACCTTGCAGAATGCACTACGCTTGATCGGCGTTTCTGCACCGGAACAAATGTAG
- a CDS encoding XapX domain-containing protein, with translation MKEVILALLTGFIVGIIFAAFKLPIPAPPALAGVAGIVGIYLGFKFFAWVGPMVMTIFK, from the coding sequence ATGAAGGAAGTCATTTTAGCTTTACTAACAGGTTTTATCGTAGGAATTATTTTTGCTGCGTTTAAATTGCCGATCCCGGCTCCTCCAGCGTTAGCCGGAGTTGCGGGAATCGTTGGCATTTATTTGGGGTTTAAATTCTTTGCCTGGGTGGGGCCGATGGTGATGACGATTTTTAAATAG
- the cls gene encoding cardiolipin synthase, translating to MFTMILICLLILLLIILDFKLGKKSHQNNARILPFAETTGDYRLYKNGAPLFEDLFQEISEAQVQVDIFFYLISSDQAGRDFLQVLKNKAREGVPVRLLTDRLGGYQMSKSIRSDLKDAGVQFQFSAVPGFPYFFYKLNRRNHRKITVIDGKIAYVGGFNIGRNYLGENPKFGDWRDYHLRLTGPVVKELHHVFLDDWYGATGEKHAPSVHHAEAKHPVKVMATDGVKLEHEFLQMIERAQQEILIGTPYFIPTRKLMDALKQSLERGITLRIMVPLKADHPFVKEAAIPYLEQLYRFGAHIHLYDNGFYHAKTLIVDQSLADIGTANFDRRSLFLNKEVNTFVYDESFINDLRKGYMDDVQNSIPFNEEWLAQRSLATKINVQIAKLLRPLL from the coding sequence ATGTTTACTATGATCTTAATCTGCCTACTCATCCTACTTCTTATTATTTTAGATTTTAAATTAGGAAAGAAAAGCCATCAAAATAATGCTCGCATTCTTCCCTTTGCCGAAACAACCGGGGATTATCGGTTATATAAAAATGGAGCACCTTTATTTGAGGACCTTTTTCAAGAAATATCGGAAGCACAAGTGCAAGTGGATATATTCTTCTATTTAATTAGCAGCGATCAAGCAGGACGTGATTTTCTCCAAGTGTTGAAGAATAAAGCACGTGAAGGGGTGCCAGTCCGCTTACTCACGGATCGATTGGGAGGCTACCAGATGTCTAAGTCGATTCGCAGCGACTTGAAAGACGCTGGAGTACAATTTCAATTTTCTGCCGTTCCTGGTTTCCCGTACTTTTTTTATAAATTAAATCGGCGCAATCATCGAAAGATCACAGTCATTGATGGAAAAATTGCTTATGTTGGCGGATTTAATATCGGCCGCAACTATTTAGGCGAGAACCCTAAATTCGGCGATTGGCGTGATTATCACCTGCGCTTAACTGGTCCTGTAGTCAAAGAGCTTCATCACGTTTTTCTTGATGACTGGTATGGAGCAACAGGCGAAAAACATGCTCCCTCAGTCCATCACGCCGAAGCCAAGCATCCGGTCAAAGTGATGGCGACAGACGGCGTTAAACTTGAGCATGAATTTTTGCAAATGATTGAACGAGCTCAGCAGGAAATCTTAATTGGTACTCCTTATTTCATCCCTACAAGGAAATTGATGGATGCCCTTAAGCAGTCGCTTGAAAGAGGAATTACCCTTCGCATCATGGTACCGCTTAAAGCTGATCATCCCTTTGTAAAAGAAGCTGCCATTCCCTATTTAGAACAGCTGTATCGCTTTGGCGCACACATTCACTTGTACGATAACGGTTTCTATCATGCAAAAACACTCATTGTGGACCAAAGCCTGGCCGATATCGGAACAGCCAATTTCGACCGGCGCAGCCTGTTTTTGAATAAAGAAGTCAATACCTTTGTCTATGACGAGTCATTTATTAATGATCTACGAAAGGGGTATATGGATGACGTTCAGAATTCCATCCCCTTTAATGAAGAATGGCTGGCTCAACGCTCCCTCGCAACAAAAATTAACGTTCAAATAGCTAAGCTGCTACGGCCGCTTCTCTAA
- a CDS encoding heterodisulfide reductase-related iron-sulfur binding cluster has translation MNPLLLANWILFLGVTVYGLYLFVRVVRTRVAYIQMGKKVEFDGQIKRRLQKIWIYVFGQKKLLKDKKSGAIHVMMFYGFILVQFGAIDFIWKGLAPDSHLPLGPLYPGFTFFQELVTLTILVAVIWAFYRRYIEKLVRLKRGFKAGMVLLFIGLLMVSVLIGNGMGLIWHGHEGAWTEPIATIIANAFGWMPPAAAASVFFAMWWIHLLVLLTFLVYVPQSKHAHLLAAPVNVFLSREGPPGKLKKIDFEMDEEADEEDVSFGVGKVEDFNQLQMIDFYACVECGRCTNVCPAAGSGKMLSPMDLLVKIRDHLTETGAAVTGKAPWVPSYAFAGTEGNTLAKMAESQGGNEAAATAEDVNGKSLIGDVITEEELWACTTCRNCEDACPVMNEHVDKIIDLRRYLVLTEGKMDQDGQRAMMNIERQGNPWGLSKKERENWRDTEEDVSIPTVKELKKSGEEFEYLFWVSSMGSYDNRSQKIAMAFAKLMNKAGIKFAILGNKEQNSGDTARRMGNEFLFQELAEKNIKEFEKHDVKKIITIDPHAYNIFKNEYPDFGYEAEVFHHTEMLAEWLKDGRLKPDVEVNETITYHDSCYLGRYNEVYQPPRDVLEMIPGVKVVEMNRNRSNGMCCGAGGGMMWMEEKSGNRMNVARTEQALEVEPTMISSGCPFCLTMLSDGTKAKEVEEKISTMDIAEILAKSIFPEKVEKSA, from the coding sequence ATGAATCCTTTGTTACTGGCAAATTGGATTTTATTCCTGGGTGTGACGGTATATGGCTTATATTTGTTTGTACGAGTTGTGCGTACACGCGTCGCCTATATCCAAATGGGGAAAAAAGTCGAATTTGATGGTCAGATAAAGAGACGTCTTCAAAAAATATGGATTTACGTGTTTGGACAGAAGAAGTTGTTGAAGGATAAGAAATCGGGAGCCATTCATGTCATGATGTTTTATGGCTTTATCCTCGTTCAGTTTGGAGCGATCGATTTCATTTGGAAGGGACTAGCACCTGATTCACATTTACCGCTAGGTCCGCTGTATCCTGGTTTCACCTTTTTTCAGGAGCTTGTGACATTAACAATTCTTGTCGCTGTCATATGGGCGTTTTACCGTCGCTATATTGAGAAGCTTGTTCGCTTAAAGCGTGGTTTTAAAGCAGGAATGGTCCTTCTTTTTATTGGATTATTAATGGTTTCAGTACTTATTGGAAATGGAATGGGATTAATTTGGCATGGTCATGAAGGAGCATGGACAGAACCAATTGCGACAATTATTGCAAACGCTTTCGGGTGGATGCCGCCTGCAGCTGCAGCCAGCGTATTTTTCGCTATGTGGTGGATTCATTTATTAGTTCTTCTCACATTCCTTGTCTATGTTCCACAATCGAAGCACGCACACTTGCTCGCAGCGCCAGTCAATGTGTTCTTAAGCCGTGAGGGTCCTCCCGGCAAACTTAAGAAAATTGATTTTGAAATGGATGAGGAAGCCGATGAAGAAGACGTTTCCTTTGGTGTTGGAAAAGTGGAGGATTTCAATCAGCTGCAAATGATTGACTTCTACGCTTGTGTTGAATGCGGCCGTTGTACAAATGTATGTCCAGCGGCAGGTTCAGGAAAGATGCTGTCACCGATGGATTTGCTTGTTAAAATCCGCGACCACTTAACGGAGACAGGGGCAGCCGTTACTGGTAAGGCGCCATGGGTTCCTTCCTATGCTTTTGCAGGAACTGAAGGCAATACCCTTGCAAAAATGGCTGAGTCCCAAGGTGGAAACGAGGCGGCTGCTACGGCTGAAGACGTAAACGGTAAAAGCTTGATTGGTGACGTGATTACAGAAGAGGAACTATGGGCTTGTACAACATGCCGTAACTGTGAAGATGCCTGCCCAGTTATGAATGAACACGTCGATAAAATCATTGACCTTCGCCGCTATCTCGTTTTAACAGAAGGTAAAATGGACCAGGATGGACAGCGTGCGATGATGAACATCGAACGCCAAGGAAACCCTTGGGGACTATCTAAGAAGGAACGTGAAAACTGGCGCGATACCGAGGAAGATGTATCGATTCCGACTGTAAAAGAACTTAAAAAATCAGGCGAGGAATTTGAGTATCTGTTCTGGGTAAGCTCCATGGGCTCCTATGATAACCGCAGCCAGAAGATTGCCATGGCTTTTGCCAAGCTTATGAATAAAGCTGGCATTAAGTTTGCGATTCTCGGTAACAAGGAGCAGAACTCCGGCGATACGGCCCGCCGCATGGGGAATGAATTTTTATTCCAAGAACTTGCGGAGAAGAACATTAAAGAATTTGAGAAGCATGACGTCAAAAAGATCATTACGATTGACCCGCATGCGTATAATATTTTCAAAAATGAATACCCTGATTTTGGCTATGAAGCGGAAGTCTTTCACCATACGGAAATGCTGGCTGAATGGCTGAAGGACGGCAGATTGAAGCCTGACGTTGAAGTGAACGAAACGATTACCTATCACGACAGCTGTTACCTTGGGCGTTACAACGAAGTGTATCAGCCGCCACGCGATGTCCTTGAAATGATTCCAGGCGTAAAAGTCGTTGAAATGAATCGTAACCGCTCAAACGGCATGTGCTGTGGAGCCGGCGGCGGGATGATGTGGATGGAAGAGAAATCAGGTAACCGCATGAACGTTGCCCGTACAGAGCAGGCTTTAGAAGTAGAACCAACGATGATTTCAAGTGGCTGCCCATTCTGCCTAACGATGCTTTCTGATGGTACGAAAGCGAAGGAAGTGGAAGAGAAGATCAGTACAATGGATATTGCAGAGATTTTAGCAAAATCGATTTTCCCGGAGAAAGTGGAAAAGTCGGCATAG